One part of the Rutidosis leptorrhynchoides isolate AG116_Rl617_1_P2 chromosome 1, CSIRO_AGI_Rlap_v1, whole genome shotgun sequence genome encodes these proteins:
- the LOC139842151 gene encoding uncharacterized protein → MSTVASKRCNDAWIWTWRRELRGGHEQQQLTDLFSIVNGYSFGSDMDKWMWVGPSSNFTVSHARSIIDSYELGNFVRPIDWCNLVHIKVHIFNWRLHLNRLPAKSNLPDRHIDVGNSSCGLCNTLEETADHLFAKCSITSLIWARIQLWIDLTIPAWNSVDDIWA, encoded by the coding sequence ATGTCTACTGTTGCTTCTAAACGTTGTAACGATGCATGGATTTGGACGTGGAGACGTGAACTTAGAGGTGGTCACGAACAACAACAATTAACCGACCTTTTTAGCATCGTTAATGGGTATTCATTTGGGTCGGATATGGACAAATGGATGTGGGTGGGTCCTTCTTCCAACTTCACTGTTTCTCATGCCAGGTCTATTATAGACTCATATGAATTGGGTAATTTTGTGAGGCCTATTGATTGGTGCAACCTTGTCCATATTAAGGTACATATTTTTAATTGGAGGCTCCATCTCAACCGTCTCCCTGCAAAGAGTAATTTGCCTGACCGCCACATTGATGTGGGTAATTCTAGTTGCGGCCTTTGTAACACTTTAGAAGAAACTGCAGACCACTTATTTGCGAAATGCTCGATCACTTCACTTATTTGGGCTCGCATTCAGTTATGGATCGACTTGACTATCCCAGCTTGGAACTCGGTGGATGATATTTGGGCTTAG